The genome window GTCGATTATTTGAAGAATGGCACAACACTTGAAACATTGGGAATCGCAGATCTTTCCATCGAAGAAATTCTCAATATATAAAAGGAATATGAAGTCAAAGCAAGAAGGGCCTTGCTGAACAATAGAGCAAGGCCCTTCTTGTCTTTATTTTACTGCTTCAACATACGCGGAGCGGACAAATTTTTCTACGCCGCTTTCAGGAAACCAATCTTTTATATACTCTTGGCTCTCTTCTTTTATAGTAATTTTAAAACTTTTAAAACCAACACGTTTTAATATTTCTTCTACTTCTTGAACAGTAATAGCTCCTGCGACACAGCCACTATAAGCATCTAAATTATTTTTTATTTCTTGGGGAAGTTCTTGTAATGCTATGACATCTGCAATAGCTACACGCCCATTTTTTCGAAGAACACGATATATTTCTGAAAATACCTGCTCTTTTTCTGGGGAGAGATTAATAACACAGTTTGAAATAACGACATCAATAGAAGCATCAGCCACAGGTAGATGTTCTATTTCCCCAAGTCTGAACTCAACATTGGAATATCCCTCTTCTTCAGCCATTACGCGGGATTTGCTGACCATTTCAGGAGTCATATCGACCCCTATCACATGTCCATTCTCACCGACAACTTGGGCTGCTAAAAAGCAGTCAAAACCGCCGCCGCTTCCTAAGTCTAAAACGACTTCGCCAGCTTGTAACTCTGCACTCTCTTGGGGGTTGCCACAGCCGAGCCCCATATTTGAGCCTTCTGGAGTAACAGAAAGTTCTTCTGAAGAATATCCTAATTCTTTAGAAATAAGAGTCTCAGGTGACGTTGAGCAACAGGAAGAGGAACCGCTGCAACATGCACATCCCGATTGCATATTTGGGTTTTGAGCGATCTTCGCATATCGTTCACGAACTTTACTTCGAATTTCATCGGAACTTTTTTGTTTTGCCTGTTCAGACATGTTTTCACCCCTAAGTATGTATTAGCTTTGTACTATATTGGAGGGCTTCATTGTGCAAAATATGTGTTTGGAATTAACTAAGGTTGAAATAATCAAATATTATTTTCGTCATTTTCTGAGAGTGCTTTCTTGAAAATCTTAAATCCGGCAATAACTACGTCACGAAGAGGGTCATCTAAAGTTTTTAATGTGTTATCGATACGTGAAATAAAAGATTGATGAAGTGATTGTGCCATTCCTTCCCCCTTGGCTGTCAAACCTACGCAGCAAACGCGTCCATCCCTTGAGTTCCGTTTTCTTTCGGCGTATTCTTTCTCTTCAAGTCTGTTTACAAGGCGAGTCCCCCCACTTTTTGTGAGAACAAGTTTTTCTGATAATTCGGATATAGAAATGTTCCCGTGTTGGTAAATGAAATAGAGAGCTCGATATTCCCCATAAGAAAGATTGCCACAACACTCTTCGTTGAAGCTTTTTCCGCTAAATTGCCAGACAATGTCTTCTATTAAAATTGCCAGATCTTGGGTTTGATGTAACATGAAGAACCTCCATATAGTTGATAAAATCAATTATATGAGATGGGGCCCTCTTTTGTAAATATGTATTTAGAAAAATATGTGTGTTCTTATTTCGATGACATGATAATTGCTACGGGACGAAGAGAAGGAACATTTTCGCACACGATCTTTATAACCACAGCAATAGGAACAGCCAAAACAGCACCTACGCCGCCCCACAGCCAGCCCCAGAAAAGAAGGGAGACAAGCACGATAATAGGATTTATATCGAGAGCATCTCCCATAACTTTGGGAGCTAAAATATTTCCGATACCAACCTGGATAGTCAACAAAGCAATGCTCGTTATGATGGCAGGTGTGAAGTCAGGATAAAACTTTACCAATGCAACCAGAATGGGGGGAATTGATGCCAATATAGAACCGATGTAGGGAATAAAGTTAAGCAAGAAGGCTAACACACCCCAGTTTACAGAGAAATCAACGCCTATAAACTTGAGAGCCAACCAGACAGCGACTCCTGTCAAAGAACTTATAATGACGGCTGTTGCCAAATAACGCCCTATTTGTTTAGAAATTTTATCAATAATATGTTGAAATCGATAGGCAGTTCCTGGAGAGAATGCTCTTTTAAGCTTCCCAGATGAAGCGGGAGACCCCAGTAAAATAAAAATAAGAAAGACAATAACCAGAAACAAATTGCTCACGAGAGAAATAGCTGTTCCAGGCAGGGTCAGAAGCCACGTCGTGAGACGACTCCCCCAGTCAAATTCAAAGAGTAAATCTGTAGGGATATCATTAGCTTTGCCAATCTCTTCTACGAGAACTAAAAACTGGTCGTAGTACGAGGGAAAAGCATTTACGAAAGGTACCAGACGCCTATATAAGAAGGTAAAACCTAGTAGGCAGAGTCCAAGGAAGATGGCTACTAGGGCCGTAATCGAAAGGATGGGCGGTATTTTTTTGCGCTCAAGTGTCTGGATAATCGGTTTAAAAATATACGAAAGCAACCAAGCGACAACGAGAGGCATTACAACGCCTCTAGCAAAGCGTAATACCATGCCACCAGCAACAATACTTAAAAAGCCCAAGAAAAATATCTGACTTCGTATACCATATCGACCAATAAATGGAACTTTTTCTTTTGTATCTTGGCCGTTGTCTTTTTCAAAAGGAGAACTCATGATTTGCCTCCAACGATCATAATCTTTCGAAATCCAATATATAAATCATACCTTATTTTAAGGGATACGTGGCGACAAATAGAGGAAAGGGGAAAACCTCATTTTTTAAGGTTTTCCCCTTTAGCTTACCCAAAGTTGATGGCTACTCCACCTGTAAGAATCAGAACAATTCCAATCCATTGAGGAATGAGAATAGGTTCTCTATAGAGAAGTCTTCCCCAAAACGCTGCAAAGAGGGGGCTTGAAGCGGTAATGGGAGTAACGACAGATGCCGGAGCATATCGCATTGCTTCTGATGTAAGAAAACCACCTAATCCCATAGAGAGAACACCAACTGTTATCATCATGACCATATTTTTGAGAGGCATCCTGAATAATGGTTCCTGGCGATTGTTTCTTTGCCAAGAAATACCCCAACATATCCAAATGGCTATGAAAAAAGATATCGATTGCCAAAAAACAAGAGCGTGGGGAGAAATATCTCCGATAGTCATTCCCCAACGGGTCAAAACAAAGTTAACACTCCAAAAGAATGCTGCAAAAAGAGATAAAAGAACTCCCTGTAGAGATTTTTGTTTTGGCTCCTCTCGTTTCATTCGAAAGACTACAAGCCCTACAAAGATACAGAAGGTACCGACAATAGTAGCTGTAGTTGCCCTTTCGCCAAGGAAAAGTATTGCAGCAACACTTGCAAAAAACGGATAGGTACCTGTAATGGCTGTCGCTGTACCGGGACCTATAAGTCTAATCCCATGGAAAAAAAGTGAGTCACCAATAAGAAGAGCGGAGAGCCCACCTATTGAAACCATAAGAGCAGAATGTGAAGCTACATGCAGCACATTTGGAGAGATAAGAGCAATAATGAGTCCACATCCCAGAAAACCAATACTGCGTATAGCTTGCATTTTCAACGCAGAACTATTGTTGATGCAATAACGATAAATGATTGGTGCGCTTCCCCATACAAAAGCGACGAGAAGGCTATAAAAAACTCCAAGTATATTCACAGCGATACCTTCATTCGATTTTATTCAGTAAAGTAAAAAAATTTACTTTTTTAAGCTTTCTCTAATTGCATCACTGTAGGCCTTAGTGCGGCTCCAGCCTTCCTCGTAATTTTCTTTGACAATGGCTTTGAAAGCCCGTTTTTCCAGTGCGTAAAGCTGACGAACAGAAATACCGCCAGGAGTGCTTGTCTCACGAAGAAGTCCAGCAATATCGTCGATCTGGCGTTCCCATACCTTTAGGCAACCTTCGACTGTTCCGAATGCCATGTGTGATGCACTCTTATAGTCAATGCCAAGAAGTAGTGCTGATTCAACCATGGCCTGGAAGAATGCATAAACTGGAGCAGGTCCGGTAGTTGCAGTAGCGACGTTGATTTTCTCTTCATCAAGCATGTAGGCTTTTCCCATAGAATCGAAAAGTTGCATTAACATTGCTTTCTGCTCATCAGAAACATTCTTATTAAAAGCGACAGCAACAACCCCATGTCCAATTCTGCTGGGAGGGTTGGGAAGAGCTCTGGCTATTGCCAGGTCAGGGAAGATATCTCCATAGAGTTTCATGGGAATACCAGAAGAGATAGAGATAAGAACCTTATTGCTGAAATCGGGCTGAATCTCACGAAGTTCCCCGGCAAGATCCATGGCGTTGTCAGAACGTACACAAACAAAAACTATATCTGCCGCTTTAATAACGTCAATTTTGCTTGCGGCAACAGTAAGACCGTAGCGTTCGTGCATTTCGTTCTCTCGAGCCTTGAAGATGTCTGTAATATGAATATCTTCAGCTTTAACAAGCCCGCTATTCAAAATGTTTTGAGTGATAATCTCGCAGATGAGACCAGAACCAATAAATCCGATTTTCATAATTTTATACCTCCGATATTTCTATATTTTGTGAAGTTGCAGTTTTCTGTATGCGGTAGCTCCAGTGGAAAGCAGCAACATTCAGGCCGATTAAAACAATTGCCACCAAACGGTAGGCTTTTGAATATCCCGCATATGCGGCGATTGAGCTTATAACTGCTGGCATGATAAAGAAGGTGCCAGAGTACAGTAGTCCATAGATGGCTGCCAATTTTGTTCGAGTTCTATCATCTCCCAAATCTCCAATAAGACATGTCATTGCAGGAAATCCCACTCCCATGCCTAAACCGAAAAAAACCCCTAAACCTATTAGTTGAAAAGAAGATGTCGCAAAACTGGTGCCGAAAATACCCACAGCAGTGATAAATGTGGTAGCTCCCGCCATAAATCGACGAGGGAACCGATTGAGAAAAGATCCTCCCAAGGTGCGAATCATCAATGAAGTGATTGCAGCTGGAAGAAAGAATGCCGTGGCTATAAGCTTTCGTTCATAAGCGAGAGAGACAAACGTTATTTGCATGGCGTCTACCAATGAAAAAACAGCCATAACAGCCATAAAACCTAAAATTGGGCGCATTGAAAATATTTCTCTATAACTGGCACTTTTTGTCTCTTTTTTTGAAAGAACGGGCATCGTTTGTTCGCCCTTAAAGCCATAACACATTAGTAAGCCACCTGAAACAATCGCTACGAGAATAACCGCATAGGTGCGAGGGTATCCCTTTAAGAGAATCCATTCGAGAATAGGGGCTAAGATTAATGAGGGTAAAACATAGCCCAGAGAGATGAGCCCTATATCTCTACCCCTCGTTTGTTCAGGTACCATAACCATTTGATAGGCAATCATTGCGACTCCCTGAAGAGTCATTCCCAAACCCAAAAGAGTTTTATATAAAATGACGGTCCATACTTTGAGAGGACCGAAGGCTATTGCCAAAGATGCAGTAAGCAATAGAGTGAAACCGACTTTGAGAGAACGATCGAGCCCGATTCGATCAGCTACTGCAGGGGCAAAAAAACGTGATAATGCCGATATCCCATATCCTGCCCCCATTATCCAACCCAGCCAAGGACCTGCATAAAACCCCATTCCATCAAAATATGCAGGCAAAAAATAGTAACCGCTATCCATTGTTGCGGCTGCAAATGTTATAAAAAGAAGTTGGAATACTACCGGGCTATATCTCATCTCTAATCGTTTGCCAATTCCTTAAGAGCATGAGCCATGATACACGTGCTACGGAGTAACCTATCTATAAGCACTCTTTCGTCAGCTCCGTGGGCAAAGTCAGGCTCCCCATTGAAGGTTCCACCGAAAGGAACCATATTGGGCATCTTTTTGGAGTACGTGCTTCCACACATAGCAAGCAGTCGACTTTTTTCTCCTGTCGCATTTTCATACCCTCTGCTTAAAGCCTTAATTAAGCGATTATCAGGAGATACGTATAAAGGTGGAATCTTTGTCTTGATATCAAGATCAATGTGTTCATCAAGGCAGGCAGCTGCAATCTTAGAGCAAACGTCGTCAAAAGAAAGTGTTTGCGCTGGAATATATATTCCTACATAAAAAGAGGCGCTATCTCTGTCGCCTTCAAGAGTAGCTAAGTTACAGGTAATATTCCCTGTGTGAGGATGAGACGCTGCCAATTCTAATGTAGAGAGATCGGGACAAAAGGCGAAATTTTCACCAATAAACGAGAAAAAGCGCCGATAATTTTCCGCAATGTCCAATAATGACAATAGAGTGCAGAGACGACCAATAGCATTAACGCCTAACCCGGGCAACGTAGCATGAGCTGCTTTGCCTGTTACTGAAAAGCTGAGAAGAGGTCCTTCCCAGTTTAGAGAAAAAGGCCAGTTATTCTTTGTCGCCTCTTTTGTAAGAAGTGTAGATGCTTTTTCTAGGTCTTCTTTTGCTCCGCTGAGAGTGGCCTTAGCTTTAGCAGGAACTGAACCTGTTCCCTCTCCACCTTTATAAGAGACAAGTTCAATCTTGCCAGGCAGAAGATTATTAAAGCTGCAATAACCAGTAAATTTAAGAGCTCCCTTTTCGGCATTGACCACGGGATACTCTCCATCAGGAGTGTAGCCCATGAGAAGCGGCCCCTCAGAGTCAAGATATGTTGCAACATCTCTCATCTGTCCACTCTCTTCGTCTAGACCGAAAATGATTCTTACTCTGTGCTTTAGCGGTGCGTGAGAATCAGCGAGAGCTTTTAGTGCAAAGAGAGAACTGAAAAGAGGTCCTTTATCATCTTGAGTTCCTCTTCCTCGTATGTGGTTGTCTACAATATCTCCACAAAAAGGATCAAAACTCCAGTTTTCTCCAGGAGGAACAACGTCGAGATGCCCCATTGCCCCAACTATTTTTTCTCCATCGCCATATTCTGCCCAAGCAACTTTCCCGTTGAGATTAGTAGTACGAAATCCCATAGATTGGGCCACGTTTAAAGCGTGATCTAGAGCATTAGCAATTTCTTCTCCATATGGATGTTGTGATGTAGGTTCAGAACATATGCTTGGAATTCGAACGCTTTCCTGCACAACTTTTATTAAATTATCAGCGTTTGCCAACACAAGTTCGTCGAGTTTTTTCATTCTCTAAACCTCCGCTTCTTTTATATAGTGTAAAGAGAGATGAAGTTCTGCCGCTTTGAAGCGGCAGAACTTTGTATTGCTGATTAAAGAAAATCACAGATATATTCCGAAATCTCCGAGCATCGAACTTTGAATTTCGTATTTTGGGGAACCATGTACACTTCACCTTTATTGATTCTTCTCCAATCAGAGTCTTGGGGGAAAAGAACTTCCACAGAACCCTTTGTCATAAGAACCTTTTCAGGACCATCGGAGTGAAATTCGTAATCTCCGGGAAGATATACTCCGAGGGTTTTTCTGCTTCCATCTGGAAAAACTAATGTTCGACTTTGAACTTTCCCATCAAAGAAAATATTAACGGGTATCGATACTTTGACGGAGTCAAAGAATTCAGCCATGTGAAGTCTCCTCCTCATTCCCTTATTTAGCTATAGCCGCAGCTCTCCTGGCAGCTTTCCGAGCGGCCTTTTCCGGATCAAGGTAACCAACTTCAAATTCTTTCGTGAGACGGAAAATAAGAGGAGATAACAACGTTAAGGCTACAACGTTCACATACACTGGAACTGCAGATTGAATATCCAACAGCATCCATACCACTGAAGGAACCATATTGTTATAGAAAGCATAGAGCGTAAAGAGCAACGGAACACCGGGTCCAGTAAATCGAACAAACTGTATATATTTAATACGTTGTTCACGAGTTTTGTTTCGAGTGCAATAAACAATTAATGATTCAAGATACGAGAACCAGCCTGTTGTTGTTGTCAAGGCGAAGATCAACATAAAAAATGATAGGGCATATGCTCCAAAGGGGCCGAATACTGCTGTTAGAGCATCTCCAACGGCACCGGCTCCACCGTGTCCCGTCTTCCATGCGCCGGTAACTATAACCATAAGACCAGAAATAGTACAAATTAACAGCGTATCAACACCAACTTCAAATGCTCCCCACATTCCCTGTCGTCCTGGATGATCTACATCCACTGTTGCATGGATAATGGCAGAACTGCCCCACCCTGCTTCATTGCTGTAGACACTCCGGGCAACGCCTATCTGAACGGCCTTAATAACAGCAACACCGGCAAAGCCGCCGATAGCAGCGCATGGTTTAAATGCATAAGTAAAGATACTGGCAATAGCCGTTCTAAGGGCGGTAAGATCTTGGAATATAACATAAAGACCAGCAGCTAAATAAAGCAAAACCATTGCCGGAACAACATTTTCCGCAAACTTGACGACTCTGGGAATACC of Aminobacterium sp. MB27-C1 contains these proteins:
- a CDS encoding pyrroline-5-carboxylate reductase; the protein is MKIGFIGSGLICEIITQNILNSGLVKAEDIHITDIFKARENEMHERYGLTVAASKIDVIKAADIVFVCVRSDNAMDLAGELREIQPDFSNKVLISISSGIPMKLYGDIFPDLAIARALPNPPSRIGHGVVAVAFNKNVSDEQKAMLMQLFDSMGKAYMLDEEKINVATATTGPAPVYAFFQAMVESALLLGIDYKSASHMAFGTVEGCLKVWERQIDDIAGLLRETSTPGGISVRQLYALEKRAFKAIVKENYEEGWSRTKAYSDAIRESLKK
- a CDS encoding DMT family transporter, with the protein product MNILGVFYSLLVAFVWGSAPIIYRYCINNSSALKMQAIRSIGFLGCGLIIALISPNVLHVASHSALMVSIGGLSALLIGDSLFFHGIRLIGPGTATAITGTYPFFASVAAILFLGERATTATIVGTFCIFVGLVVFRMKREEPKQKSLQGVLLSLFAAFFWSVNFVLTRWGMTIGDISPHALVFWQSISFFIAIWICWGISWQRNNRQEPLFRMPLKNMVMMITVGVLSMGLGGFLTSEAMRYAPASVVTPITASSPLFAAFWGRLLYREPILIPQWIGIVLILTGGVAINFG
- a CDS encoding MFS transporter; this translates as MDSGYYFLPAYFDGMGFYAGPWLGWIMGAGYGISALSRFFAPAVADRIGLDRSLKVGFTLLLTASLAIAFGPLKVWTVILYKTLLGLGMTLQGVAMIAYQMVMVPEQTRGRDIGLISLGYVLPSLILAPILEWILLKGYPRTYAVILVAIVSGGLLMCYGFKGEQTMPVLSKKETKSASYREIFSMRPILGFMAVMAVFSLVDAMQITFVSLAYERKLIATAFFLPAAITSLMIRTLGGSFLNRFPRRFMAGATTFITAVGIFGTSFATSSFQLIGLGVFFGLGMGVGFPAMTCLIGDLGDDRTRTKLAAIYGLLYSGTFFIMPAVISSIAAYAGYSKAYRLVAIVLIGLNVAAFHWSYRIQKTATSQNIEISEV
- a CDS encoding Sapep family Mn(2+)-dependent dipeptidase, which encodes MKKLDELVLANADNLIKVVQESVRIPSICSEPTSQHPYGEEIANALDHALNVAQSMGFRTTNLNGKVAWAEYGDGEKIVGAMGHLDVVPPGENWSFDPFCGDIVDNHIRGRGTQDDKGPLFSSLFALKALADSHAPLKHRVRIIFGLDEESGQMRDVATYLDSEGPLLMGYTPDGEYPVVNAEKGALKFTGYCSFNNLLPGKIELVSYKGGEGTGSVPAKAKATLSGAKEDLEKASTLLTKEATKNNWPFSLNWEGPLLSFSVTGKAAHATLPGLGVNAIGRLCTLLSLLDIAENYRRFFSFIGENFAFCPDLSTLELAASHPHTGNITCNLATLEGDRDSASFYVGIYIPAQTLSFDDVCSKIAAACLDEHIDLDIKTKIPPLYVSPDNRLIKALSRGYENATGEKSRLLAMCGSTYSKKMPNMVPFGGTFNGEPDFAHGADERVLIDRLLRSTCIMAHALKELAND
- a CDS encoding MarR family winged helix-turn-helix transcriptional regulator translates to MLHQTQDLAILIEDIVWQFSGKSFNEECCGNLSYGEYRALYFIYQHGNISISELSEKLVLTKSGGTRLVNRLEEKEYAERKRNSRDGRVCCVGLTAKGEGMAQSLHQSFISRIDNTLKTLDDPLRDVVIAGFKIFKKALSENDENNI
- a CDS encoding sodium:alanine symporter family protein; protein product: MDVTQVTKLLEFFAWKVLWNPYFPIIFIILGIYLTVGMRFFQFRRASDIIYNTIGTLFRKKKKEKDSKGNLISSFGAFATALGGTVGTGNIAGVSSAIAIGGPGALFWMWIAALVGMATKMAEIILTQHYKQRYSDGSSYGSAAFYIEKGLVEERGWKWCKILAVVFTIFMIGSFYVAPGPYTIMESFQRSFDLSKYAAIGMSIAYTLLCYYIVLGGIPRVVKFAENVVPAMVLLYLAAGLYVIFQDLTALRTAIASIFTYAFKPCAAIGGFAGVAVIKAVQIGVARSVYSNEAGWGSSAIIHATVDVDHPGRQGMWGAFEVGVDTLLICTISGLMVIVTGAWKTGHGGAGAVGDALTAVFGPFGAYALSFFMLIFALTTTTGWFSYLESLIVYCTRNKTREQRIKYIQFVRFTGPGVPLLFTLYAFYNNMVPSVVWMLLDIQSAVPVYVNVVALTLLSPLIFRLTKEFEVGYLDPEKAARKAARRAAAIAK
- the arsM gene encoding arsenite methyltransferase: MSEQAKQKSSDEIRSKVRERYAKIAQNPNMQSGCACCSGSSSCCSTSPETLISKELGYSSEELSVTPEGSNMGLGCGNPQESAELQAGEVVLDLGSGGGFDCFLAAQVVGENGHVIGVDMTPEMVSKSRVMAEEEGYSNVEFRLGEIEHLPVADASIDVVISNCVINLSPEKEQVFSEIYRVLRKNGRVAIADVIALQELPQEIKNNLDAYSGCVAGAITVQEVEEILKRVGFKSFKITIKEESQEYIKDWFPESGVEKFVRSAYVEAVK
- a CDS encoding pyrimidine/purine nucleoside phosphorylase; the encoded protein is MAEFFDSVKVSIPVNIFFDGKVQSRTLVFPDGSRKTLGVYLPGDYEFHSDGPEKVLMTKGSVEVLFPQDSDWRRINKGEVYMVPQNTKFKVRCSEISEYICDFL
- a CDS encoding AI-2E family transporter: MSSPFEKDNGQDTKEKVPFIGRYGIRSQIFFLGFLSIVAGGMVLRFARGVVMPLVVAWLLSYIFKPIIQTLERKKIPPILSITALVAIFLGLCLLGFTFLYRRLVPFVNAFPSYYDQFLVLVEEIGKANDIPTDLLFEFDWGSRLTTWLLTLPGTAISLVSNLFLVIVFLIFILLGSPASSGKLKRAFSPGTAYRFQHIIDKISKQIGRYLATAVIISSLTGVAVWLALKFIGVDFSVNWGVLAFLLNFIPYIGSILASIPPILVALVKFYPDFTPAIITSIALLTIQVGIGNILAPKVMGDALDINPIIVLVSLLFWGWLWGGVGAVLAVPIAVVIKIVCENVPSLRPVAIIMSSK